From the genome of Etheostoma cragini isolate CJK2018 chromosome 23, CSU_Ecrag_1.0, whole genome shotgun sequence:
GTGCTGGAAGTGCAATGCATCACAATGAAGTTGAGTAACCTTACGACCACTCCGCCAtctgtttggtatcaatcaacacCCTCATCAACACGAAGCTCGTCATCATTATCAGACAGCAGGCTTTTGAAACGCTGTCTTGAAACACTTTCCGAAGTTTGTTTCCATCTAAACTCATTCTCCCATGGACAAAgaccctcccacacacacacattgtgaaacacacacatacctcaGAAACCACAGCTTTCTCAACTGTGGGGGTACCGGGAAGCCAGTGGGAAACTTTTTGCATCCGGGGTATGCACTAGTGGCTAAAAAGTAGATAGCCGCCCGTACCAACCACAAAGCCTAAAGCTGCCATGTCCTCGGTTCACAGACTATATTGACATAGTGGGACATCACTCATATGCTTTAGAGGGGacatttaatatacagtaaacaGCCAAAAGTTGGGTTTATGCTAGGTGCCATTTTTGAATTGTCAACCCCTTAAAATGAAGCTTTGTCTACTTGTGACCCCAAGTCCCAGATTGCATTATGTATATGCATGGTGgccatttcaacagttttacattgttttatctGGACCCCAAGATGTACGTAAACCTATACAgcaattcacaaacaaaaacgTCATTTGCATAGTTTTGTGTAACACAAATGTGTTTACGTAATCATTTCGCAACCCCTCAGACTTCATCGTGCAACCGCTTAGGTCCTAACCCCCAGGTTGGGAAACACTGCTTTAAGACTACAAGTTAAACATGAAGCATTACCAAGACACATATAGGAAGAAAGTAACTACTAAAACCTTAACTTGTTCTGGAAAATAAGTGTTGATGTAGTATTTCCAGGCAGAAGTTAAGGGATTTCCTGTTGATTTCTAAATCAACAGGAAGGTGTGAGACAGGTGTGAGACCTTTGCAGCCAAAGGCACCTCCACCTATACTGCACATGGATGGTTAGATGAGTAATTTATTAATCCCAAAGGGGAAAGTACACCTTTACAAAAATACCATGAACATGAAGACAATCAAAGAGGAAGATAAGAATTACAGTAAGTAATACAATTTGGAATAATTCATACATGCTTGGAAGTAACGGCTTCCCATGTTAGCACGGATACTCATTTCTATATGAAATgatacttcatttttttttttttttaactcagcaAGGACGGATCATTTTCAATTTGTGTTAACAATGTGGTCTTCAGACTCTTAAGCCACGACATCCAATGCTGAAGCTATCTACACACGCCATCTCCTTCCCTATGTCTGTGATCACTTTAGAAATCTGTCAAACACATTTATGACTGGAGCTACTGCAATGTGTTGCAAGCCTGACATtctcattaaaaacatgaattcatGTTCCTGCAGTTTGTGTAAAGATCATTGAGCCTATAATATAACTTTTGGACCCTGGTTGATTGTCATGTTGCTTTGAAGTCCATTTCCAGACCTCTTTATTGGCGGACAAATGCTAACCGACATTAAACCTAATTGGACCCACCTTTGTAGCAGTGTCTGTAATTGTGATGGACTTGATTTCAAAGTCCTTCACCACAAACTGTTGACATTATTTGGTCTGCAGGTCTGAGCCTAATACAGATGTGTGTACACGGAGGTGGTTTTAAGAACCACGCAAACACAAGGACTCTCTAACCAGACTTGTGTAACTTCTGGCTTGTTACGTTACAAAACGTGTTACAGAAGTTCTTTCCCACACATCTATTAAGCTCCAGGCGCCGCACTATTCGATTACTACAACCAAGGCCTTAAGATTTCCGGCACATATTGAACACAGGTGCACTTACTGAGACAATAGCTGTGTAGAAGCCAGAATACGTTTTACGAGAGCTCAAACGCCTTACAGACACAAAAAAGCACACATAAATCAAGTGTGACAGCATGCTCACATGCAAGGGAACGTACGCACAACTGTACACAACtgaatgcattcatttaaaatttaaagattgtatttgtacattttgtttttgcttattaTTTAGCTGTCCCCATTGATATGTCACCCCAACAGCTACAATGTGATAGGGATGGAAGgtgtaagaatgtgtgtgtgtacttgtgatACAAAGAGACCTCCACACATGGGAGTGGTGAATCTCCAGCTGCTCCCAATTCTCCCTCGGGTCTCTTCTGGCAAACTGCATGCTAATGTGTGCAACCTTGGAGTTGTGTGTGCTTCCATCTTGTCAGTATCAGTGTGCCCTTTTTCttcatggcagtgtgtgtgtgtgtgtgtgtgtgtgtgtgtcatctgcagGAAATGAGAGCCATCCTCATATAGCTGATGAAGACAAAagggactgactgacagactaAGGGCTCACTGAAGCCCCACTGTTGGACAAAATCCAAACTCTTAAAACTTTTTGCCCTTTTCCCTACATGGGTGACAATGATAGATTGCTTTGAACCAACAGTGTCTTGTAAGTAATCTGGACCAAAGAAATAGGGAAAAGTCATGCTTCAATGACAAATAGTTAGGCCATATGGCAACAATAGTGCACACACAATAATGCACAGAAAATCTATGTGCATGGCATAGTGTTTAATATGTGGAGACTTTGGTTCAATAAGACTAAAACCACAATCAAGTGCACTAGCTCTGCATAATGAATACATGTGGTTTAAACTGGCAACACAACAAGATTTCCCAATGTGGAATTGTGGGAGACCCCACAAGTAACAATGTTCTCTTACTGCAGCCCACACACTTCATGATAATGTAACCAATCTCAACCTACAACCTCACTCCAGCTTACTGTTTGTACACTATTGTGCACAGACTGAATACAatgagacatttaaaaagattCACACCAAATTGTGGCtgtaaaacacactgaaaagtTAGGACCATTTATAAGAGCAAACTGGATGTGATATGGGTCTAATAAGAAGACACTGTTTACGAAAAAAGTGAATCAGTTTCAGTATGAATCAATTCGATTGTCATGGTTTCACAACACGAGACACATCAAATGGTATCAAACATGTTTGTTCTTATACGGCACGTCTCTAAAACGCCTTGAGAAGTAGAGGTTCAATCTTTACAAACATTACACTACAAGACAATCAGGTTAAGAGTATCCTTTTCTATTAGGGAATGCAACTTTGAGCATCGGGTGGGACCAAAGTGGCTCAGATTTAACCAAACGGTAAGATTATTGACATGACATTGGATTAAAAGCCTGTAACTAAAAACCTTTGTCTCCCTCTAGTGGTTTACTACTCCAGCTGACAGAACCATTACATAGAGAAATTTTGCATTATGAATACTTTCTCAAAACCTTTGGGGCCAAACTTATGATTCCTTCTCAAAAGAACTGACTGAACTTGACATAATGACCCGATGATGATAATCTCATCAACTAGAGCACAGCCAGACAATCATGGCATCATAACTGCCTGTCTAAAACACtcaaaaatgtctgtctttcattaacacaatgcaatgcagtattcaaacatttatttatgcatttcatatacatatttttgaaaTGCACAGTCAGTAGATGGAGCACATGCCAATGTCATATCAACATCTCATAAACAGCTATCTACACATACATTAGTACACTTCATTTGTAAGTCAATCAAGACTGGGAAAAAACAAATCCGAGGAGATTACACAAGTCTTTGCAATGGTGTTGTATTATTACAAAcgatataaataaaaaaacgtctAACgaatatttcactttttgatCTTCAAAACGGGAACAACTATATCCACAGAATACGTATTTCTTACTTTACGATCCACACAGCTAAGACAAGTCGAAACACATCTGCAGTAGATTGTTCCACAACTAATAACTACAGGAAAAGAGGTGGCAAGTGAAAGATTAGGCAGTGCAACAACATAGTCAATGCTTAAGTTCTCCTTACAAagcttcctcttcttcactGTAGATAATGAAACCTGTGTGTCAAGAATTATTCACAGAATGTAGTGTTTGTTAATGATATATCCATCAGACATGTATATTCATTTTGAGTGTCACACATTAACAGGAAAAGCGGACTTTGATGTATTGCAAAATTACAGTTGCATTTGAAGtacagtatagcatgtaaatataaatattacacaGTACAGTGTATGACCAGTGCCAACCACTAGGTGGAGTGATACATTCAGGCATCTGGCAACCACTTAAGAAAAagattttcactttttcctttCATTATTAGACCGCATGAGAATGTCTTAATGTTTGTAGTGATAAACGTAATTGTAATAACTACCCTGCAGTTCAACATTAGTGCTTCTATTTTCAGCAATATAGACATACctacaaaaataaagattgtaaACTAGATTTCCTTTGCTGCCGCATATCTGCTCCCTTTAAGATTTCAGGCGCAGTAATAATACATAATGATTTACCAGCAGAAGGGTCAAAGAGGCACATTGTGTTTACATAATATACAACCAAACCAAAAATTTGCTTTCTTAATTAGCAGTGGCACCAGTCTGGGCCGTTACTCAGCTTACTATTGCTGGAATggcccaaaaaaacaaaaacacaattgaaTATAAATCTCTGCACAGTGAAAACATGATGAATCAATTTGGATCATCATTAGTTGAACAGATTGGGATGCATTATGACTATGCTCGTCCCTTTCTTTTGTCCTGCTCAAACTAAAGCATGCATACAAGCCAAAGCAATGATGCAAACAGACATATTCCAGTAGACCGAGATCAGTCAGGTATCAGAAATGTATGAGCCTGGATCAAACTACTTTGTAACGCGTGTATACTTTACAAGAGGAACAACAAATCAACCTGGTTGGTTAATGGCACGATTTGTTTCCGACTGCAATCTGGGTGACCTGGAACGTGTCTGTGCACATGGCTTAGATCACCAGATCAGAGTTCAAGATTCAGAGGTTGAAGTTAAGGTGTCAGCAGGTCATTGTTCCATCTGCCTGTGAAGGATGGTGTGTTGGGGGGCCTGGCATGCTCAGTACGGGTCCGTCTTGATCCTTTTGTACAAGCAGCTGGTGAACACCATGCCACAGACCTGAAAACAGGAAGTGTTAAGTCAAAAAGTGCTGCTCCTTGGCACCACGGGAGACTGCAGGAAGCTGGAATGCTATTGACTGCAGCGATAGAGAGGGGTTAAAGGTGATGGTGATATGAGACATGCTGGAATGTATGTAGCTGGTTACTATGGGGATGGCAGGAGTCAAGCAGCCATTATTGCAGCAacaagcatgtttgtgtgcacaggCTTGCACAAGCAGATATGAGATGAAGCGTTGGGGTCGACAACAAGATGTTTGCGAAAAATCACAAATAACACTACTACTGTACATGAATACTACTGTAATTTGGGATTAGACTGACGATTATTCCATACAATCTAAAGTAACATTGtaatggctaaaaaaaaaaaaggaatgttttCAACAATTTGTCTGATTACATAATTAAGTTAAAAATTCATGTTAAGGTTTCTACGTTTGTCAAGACATGATGTGATGCAATGTAATCTCTTGGCATCAGGCTAAAGTCAAAGGTCTACGCGGTACCTTGAAGCATGAAGGAGACATGACTTACATAATCTGTACTATAAAAATGttccaaaaacaaagacaagaacagCAGATACAGATATTGACCGAAGACACTAGGCCTGCAAGGCTTGATGGATGAACAGGCAACTGGCCAGATTTAATCTTAGAATCTCTAAAAGCCCTCTGAGAAAGCCTAATCGAGCAAGTCAGCAGTGTATATTATAGACTCATCACAATCTCTCTTCAGGCAaatttctgattgtttttttcacttctcCACCACTGCCAGTGATGGAACGTAGCtcatatatacagtggggcttgaaagtttgggcaccccagatacaaatttttacaaatgtgcataaagaagccaagaaaagatgtaaaaatctTTCAATCAGCAACTCAACTTTAGCAACtcaacttttcccaaaccccgtggggaggagggccacaacatcatggccaccatcgaaactcagcaaagattgttcttgctcaggCTTTCACTTCAGAATGTTGGTCAGCATTCCCAATGGCCTGAATGGCTTCGCTAGGATCTTTCTCCACCGCCTTTATAGAACTACAGCtttgttctcagccactccctctgctCGCTGATTGGACCAGCAACGATTTcgcagaaaaaagaagaaaaaaagtgccaCAAACCCAGACGGTGTACTAGAGAAAATGGAATTTGAGCGGAAGTACtgtacgtaggagggcggagcccgGCTTCAACAGAGTTACAGTTATTCCGAATCGCTATTAAAATAACTCCATGTTCATCAGAGACTTATTAATATATAGTGAAGCCTGATAAGGTTTCAATTTAAAGTTAAACTGCAAACACAAATGTACAGCAAGTACAGTaggttttttgtattttcttgttGTACTTTAGGGAATCAGGCACTTCTACATAAGGATACAGAACATGACTCTTGCTAATCACCTATATTGTGCAAAAGCAGTTTAACTAATTATCATGCCATTCTCATGATGCGTTTGACCTATTAACAGCCCATTGTCACAACATACACAGCAACATTCTGCAAAGTACGGCCAAAGCCAAGCAGCTGCATGGATCTTGCTCAGCAAAAGACCATGTAGGAACATAAATATGCTCATTTGGTATCCATGAAGCCCAGATATTCCACATTTAACACAGAGCGGACAATCACACATGGACAAACATGCAGTTAGACATAAAACTTTCCACAATGCCTTCCAACCTTGTCTCTCCTGTTGATTAAACCACAAAGTTGCTCTAGGGCTAAATCACAATGCACCGAagttctctttctcttctttataGAGCAGATAGATAAAGCAGGCTGTCAAGAGAGCCCCGGCCAGCTAcagtgacacagacacacacagacacacagacattattGTGGTACACAAGAAACATACACTGACTAAAAAACTACAGCTAGTCTGAATTAACACACATCTACATTATGTAGGTCAGTTTGACAGATTCTGGAGGCAGGGAAGTGTACCAACATTAAGACTGACTGACAGTTGACAAAGACAAGACGTACAATAAGCCTAAAGTACGAAAGGAAAGCAAACGTGCTTGAATTAAAATGCTAAATCACACTACACAGGCTTTTGTCAGCAGCATGACTGGCCTTATTCTCGGGGTCCCAGTTTCCTGattaaaacaacatgtaaaatgGTAGATATTTGAAGGGCATATCAGTCATGCAAAGACAACTGGATAGAATCAATGCAGGTTGATTTGGTCTCaagtttcagtctttttttctttacaacgAGATGGTGCAGAGCTACAAATGGACTGTCAGCCAGCACAGAATTATAGAAAAGAAAGCACCGCTGTATGCCTCCTTGGCCTCTGTGTGGCTTAAAAGCTTATGTCCATCTCAGGCTGGGACATATCAAATAACAGGAATGAACAAAATCAGATAATGAtgacagaaactcaagtgagatgaaaagaaatgtcCATTTACAAGTTGTTGACCTGTGCTGGCATATTTTCAGTTATGATAAGACTAAACCCCATcccactttttgtttttttgttttgtttttaaacaaagggCAGCATTTATACACACATCTTAAACAGAGATAAAAGCAGTACATACATTtgctaaaataataattggGCTTATATCAAGCACAGTCTATTCAGGATGAAGACTGCTGAATTGTATACTTATTCTCTAACAACTATCTGAACTACATATCATAATTTACTTGCCTGCAGACAAGCCACTCCTATTCCCACAGCACCAATGACCAACAGGTGGTCGGCCAGAAACTGCTCCAGCTTTGTGATGCAACCACCCTGCAAAGCCAAAGGCTGAAAGTTAAAATCACTTAATAGATAAACACTCAACTGTACAAATAGCTGCAGTATTAAGCTTGCACACCCTTTAAATCTTGCTTTGTGTCTAACTTTCAATGTGTTGCAGCAACGAAGGAGACATTGGCGGTAAGTAGGGAAATATCAGCATATGGGAAAATCTTAAAAGTACTCTTGTTATAGTCTTTAGGCAGCAAACATTGCACAGTGAATATTTGTGTAAATCAATAGAGAGTTCCATAAATGCAACGTGATATTTGATACCTAAGAGTTAAGCTTGATTCCTGGTTCTGCGGAGGCTCCGTGCAGAGCTTttgccgtagcctacgtaagcGGCCTGAAGTTAGtacttgtgtgttggtgtgtgcgtcaagctgtcatgtctgtgtgtgtggggagtgtgtgatAGAGTaagggagaaagtgagagagagtggcggcgattagcttcggagcgagcagtgactctagagtcatagtgagagaaacaaaatgtctccCCTGTGCTCTTCGACCAAGGTGAGACATCTTTAGCAGTAGAAGTTAACCCTCTTCTTCATTTCAcattgtttatggagaaggagaaccaggaaatgagtcggggggaaatgcaacgctaccaagccatgGCCGAGCGGCGTACGTCGCCGtgacgtgtagttacatttatCGAGAGGTCCCCATCAGGCTAGTGTCTCCACATACCTACGTACATAGAAACAGCTTTCAGAAGTGTGTAGTGCACTGACCTCCACCTTGTAGATGTTGGAGGGGTGGTCTCTCTTGCCACAGTGAGGGGTGATGGTCTTACAGCAGCTGTCAGGCACCACCCTGTCTCCTGCCTGCTTTGATGAAATGTACACACTCACCATCCAATCATGGGAGTTGTTGCTGCCACAGCACTTGAACTGGAGAGGCAGAGGGGAAAGCAAAATGTTTGGTTTCATGATGTCACACATTGTTAGAAAAGACCATCCCTCTTCTTTGATATATTTGTTTGGCTCAAATCATTATTCAATAAACTTCCTGCAACTGAAGGGAGTGGTTTAGTTTCCTCATAAGGATTCTGACAAAATGACTTTTGATCTGGGTACTTCACCATACATTTTGGGATCAATGCATTGAGCAAACGGCAACGGATAACACAGAGCTATGagcaatttctttttctgaatttttagCATAATTTAATACTACTTAATTTGTGATAGCTGCAGACTGATTGATGGAAAACACATTCATAACAAAGTGTGACTATTTGTACTGAATGCTAGCTGAAGAAAAGTGTATCTTATAACCTTAAATaaactaacaacaacaaaacaaagaacacaaaataCAGTCCGTACGTCCTGTTGTAGTCTGTCCACAGCTAATGTGATGGCCTCCTTCCCTGGCTGGGCGTAGTTATCTGTCATAGTCTGGTTGAGATGCTGCTTCAGCTCCTCACTCAGctggaaatgacaaaaaaagagagagacagcacaAACAACTTATTAATTACACATAGAACACatcaaatgcaaaaatgtgcaGTAGCCAAGACATATTTAAAAGAGTGTTGAAGTGATCAActtgacaaaaatgaaagagtGGGTGTATTAGGACAAGATAGACAGGCAGCAACTCCCATGCATCTGTGAGAGCTGCGATTCAAAAGTCAGATGAAAAATGCATTGCAAAAAATAGACTTTAAACATAGCCattgatgtgtatgtgtgtgtgtgtgtgtgtgtgtgtgtgtgtgtgtgtgtgtgtgtgagagacaacaagagagagggagcgagagagagagagaatgaaagccCTTTGTTATGTCTAAAGTGATTCCATCCTGTGCTGAACCCTTTTCCATTAGAATAAATCTCTGAGCTTTCAGATAGCGTGGTGCTTTTTGCAGTCCTAGCTGAGTGACAGACATATGTTTGAGTTAAAGATCCTCAGAACTGTGCGTTAGATCAACTGCACACACTGAACATTACACTCGGTGGAGGTAGGAAAACAGTGTCAAaccacatacacatataaaagagcagcaaaaaaataagcaaCGCTAAAAGATCTAATGTAGTTTTGCAAGTGACTCATTATTATCCATGTCCTTTGAGATGGAAAAAAGACAACTAGGgaataaatgatgaaaaaccaagaaaaaaagtcagttgaTTGCACTTACATCAAGGGGTTCCACGAGCCAAGACAACACAGCAAACAAATGGGGGTATCCATATAGATTCATTAGTAGGCACGTGACATTGACAACATCCTCATAACATATACATTAATGATGCCCCGGAGTCTGCGCCCCTACATAGCAACTGTTCAGTTTCTGAACTCAGTCATCAAAAATCCCAGATGGACTATTCTGTTATGGTGCAAAcctgaaaaaaagcatttatagCATACTAGGCTTTTTCGCATACTGTTCAAGGAGTTTCACTGAAGAGCTTTAAGAATATGGCAGAAAGTGCTGCCCTTCAACACACAGCCAGAGGGCTGACACAATCTGTAGCACTCAAacttaaaaaagcaattaaaacattCTCTCAGCAAAACACCCTCAATGCCTGTGTGCATCTTCTATTATATTGGCGGCCTAAAATATTAGAATATTTTGACTTACCCTCTGGTAATAGACATAAGCCAGTACTCCAGCCACCAGTTCAATCAAGAAGATAAACAGCAGGCAGAAGAAATACTGTCAATGAGAAacgggacagagagagagagagagagagagagagagagagagagagagagagagagagagagagagagagagagagagagagcacagtAGGAAGCAATTCAATAAATTTGGCAAAAGAAGTTactttatttcagacatttCAGCTTCATGGTCATCAATACACTGAAATAACTTTAAGAAAGTTGCTCGTACTCCGGCGGTTCAATAAAGACTTCCATAAACTGTCATTGTGCTGCATCTGTCACTGCAAACACAGATGGCAATGAtgcacacaaagagacaaaccaGAAATCACTTTGACAGACTGTAGAATCCGATTTCTCTTGGGCATCT
Proteins encoded in this window:
- the tspan11 gene encoding tetraspanin-11 isoform X2 — protein: MSTAYKDDQEDWLTVCLKYLLFVFNFLFWVGGAAVLGVGVWTLVEKSDYLSLLASSTFAVSAYILILAGSLVVVTGFLGCCAVIREQKSCLSTYFFCLLFIFLIELVAGVLAYVYYQRLSEELKQHLNQTMTDNYAQPGKEAITLAVDRLQQDFKCCGSNNSHDWMVSVYISSKQAGDRVVPDSCCKTITPHCGKRDHPSNIYKVEGGCITKLEQFLADHLLVIGAVGIGVACLQLAGALLTACFIYLLYKEEKENFGAL
- the tspan11 gene encoding tetraspanin-11 isoform X1, translated to MSTAYKDDQEDWLTVCLKYLLFVFNFLFWVGGAAVLGVGVWTLVEKSDYLSLLASSTFAVSAYILILAGSLVVVTGFLGCCAVIREQKSCLSTYFFCLLFIFLIELVAGVLAYVYYQRLSEELKQHLNQTMTDNYAQPGKEAITLAVDRLQQDFKCCGSNNSHDWMVSVYISSKQAGDRVVPDSCCKTITPHCGKRDHPSNIYKVEGGCITKLEQFLADHLLVIGAVGIGVACLQLAGALLTACFIYLLYKEEKENFGLWHGVHQLLVQKDQDGPVLSMPGPPTHHPSQADGTMTC
- the tspan11 gene encoding tetraspanin-11 isoform X3; the encoded protein is MSTAYKDDQEDWLTVCLKYLLFVFNFLFWVGGAAVLGVGVWTLVEKSDYLSLLASSTFAVSAYILILAGSLVVVTGFLGCCAVIREQKSCLSTYFFCLLFIFLIELVAGVLAYVYYQRLSEELKQHLNQTMTDNYAQPGKEAITLAVDRLQQDFKCCGSNNSHDWMVSVYISSKQAGDRVVPDSCCKTITPHCGKRDHPSNIYKVEGGCITKLEQFLADHLLVIGAVGIGVACLQVCGMVFTSCLYKRIKTDPY